A region from the Candidatus Brocadia sp. genome encodes:
- a CDS encoding YHS domain-containing protein — protein sequence MSEEYKGKIYYFCSEQCKKTFKKGPASHIPTESSQGFEVPIFGVPICYDIELIDQVLRR from the coding sequence ATATCAGAAGAGTACAAAGGGAAGATTTACTACTTCTGTTCTGAACAGTGCAAAAAGACCTTTAAAAAAGGCCCGGCGTCCCATATACCCACAGAATCATCTCAGGGTTTCGAGGTTCCAATTTTTGGTGTTCCTATATGTTATGATATCGAACTGATAGACCAAGTTTTGCGTCGATAA